The following are encoded in a window of uncultured Ilyobacter sp. genomic DNA:
- the ilvA gene encoding threonine ammonia-lyase has translation MAVVLEDVRKAYNTLKGSVKRTALADCPALSEITGNEVYLKLENLQKTGSFKIRGALNKISNLTEEEKSKGVIASSAGNHAQGVALGAKAMGIKATIVMPKNAPLAKISATRSYGAEVILHGPVYDDAYEKACEIQGQTGATFVHPFDDECVIAGQGTIGLEILEDLKDVDAIVVPVGGGGLLAGIAVAVKSINPNIKVIGVEASNAASMKSAIQKGYVHEIKTNSTIADGIAVRKAGDLTYGLIKDYVDEIVTVTESEIAQAILFLIEKNRVVTEGAGAASLAAVISGKLEMTGKKIVSIISGGNIDVNFMERILNEALIKEGRRFRFRVDIPDRAGALQDLLKGITNQNANIIQIYQSMFRENLEIGKYEMDLVIECADMEHREIIKRELIDAGYDIY, from the coding sequence ATGGCTGTAGTACTAGAGGATGTAAGAAAGGCATATAATACTTTGAAGGGATCTGTGAAAAGAACGGCGTTAGCTGACTGTCCAGCTTTAAGTGAAATCACGGGAAATGAAGTGTATCTTAAACTTGAAAATCTTCAGAAGACAGGTTCTTTTAAGATAAGAGGTGCTCTGAATAAAATATCAAACCTTACTGAAGAGGAAAAATCAAAGGGGGTAATAGCCTCTTCTGCAGGGAATCATGCTCAAGGGGTGGCTCTAGGAGCAAAAGCGATGGGGATCAAGGCAACAATAGTAATGCCTAAGAATGCCCCTCTCGCAAAAATATCTGCAACCAGGAGCTATGGTGCAGAGGTAATTCTTCACGGTCCTGTATATGATGACGCCTACGAAAAAGCCTGTGAGATACAGGGACAAACTGGGGCTACATTTGTCCATCCCTTTGATGATGAGTGTGTTATTGCGGGTCAGGGGACAATCGGACTAGAGATTCTAGAAGACCTTAAAGACGTAGACGCCATTGTTGTTCCTGTAGGTGGAGGCGGGCTTCTAGCAGGGATAGCAGTAGCGGTGAAATCAATAAATCCCAATATAAAAGTCATAGGTGTAGAGGCATCTAATGCTGCATCTATGAAATCAGCCATTCAAAAGGGTTATGTTCACGAGATAAAGACCAACTCTACAATAGCTGACGGTATAGCGGTTAGAAAGGCTGGGGATCTGACTTATGGTCTGATCAAAGACTATGTAGATGAGATAGTTACCGTTACTGAGTCTGAGATAGCCCAGGCAATATTATTTTTGATAGAAAAAAACAGAGTTGTAACCGAGGGTGCAGGTGCAGCATCACTGGCTGCTGTAATTTCTGGGAAACTAGAGATGACTGGTAAGAAGATAGTGTCTATAATTTCCGGTGGAAATATTGATGTAAACTTCATGGAGAGAATATTAAATGAAGCCCTTATAAAAGAGGGGAGAAGATTTAGATTTAGAGTTGATATACCTGACAGGGCAGGTGCTCTCCAGGATCTTCTTAAGGGGATAACCAATCAGAATGCAAATATAATTCAGATATATCAGTCTATGTTTAGAGAGAATCTGGAAATTGGGAAATATGAGATGGATCTTGTGATCGAGTGTGCTGACATGGAGCATAGAGAGATAATAAAAAGAGAGCTTATAGATGCAGGATATGACATATATTGA